One window of Gilliamella sp. B3022 genomic DNA carries:
- the crr gene encoding PTS glucose transporter subunit IIA, giving the protein MGLFDKIKQLVSDDNKNSIEIIAPLSGEIVKIEDVPDVVFAEKIVGDGVAIKPSGNKIVAPLNGKIGKIFETNHAFAIESDEGIELFVHFGIDTVELKGEGFKRIAEEGQQVKVGDTIIEIDLPLLESKAKSVLTPVVISNMETVLELTKLSGSVEAGKTPIMRVKK; this is encoded by the coding sequence ATGGGTCTATTCGATAAAATTAAGCAATTAGTATCCGATGATAATAAAAATAGCATCGAAATTATTGCACCTTTAAGTGGCGAAATTGTCAAAATCGAAGATGTACCAGATGTGGTTTTTGCTGAAAAAATCGTTGGTGACGGTGTTGCAATTAAGCCCTCTGGTAATAAAATTGTTGCACCTTTAAATGGTAAAATTGGTAAAATTTTCGAAACCAATCATGCTTTTGCAATTGAATCAGATGAAGGTATTGAGCTTTTTGTTCACTTTGGTATTGACACAGTAGAATTAAAAGGTGAAGGCTTTAAGCGAATTGCTGAAGAAGGTCAACAAGTAAAAGTAGGCGATACTATTATTGAAATCGATCTGCCATTACTTGAGAGTAAAGCTAAATCAGTGTTAACACCAGTAGTTATTTCTAATATGGAAACAGTATTAGAATTAACAAAACTTTCTGGATCGGTTGAAGCAGGTAAAACGCCAATAATGCGAGTAAAAAAATAA